In Enterobacter cloacae, the following are encoded in one genomic region:
- the astA gene encoding arginine N-succinyltransferase yields MMVIRPVERGDLAGLMLLAGKTGGGLTSLPADEKTLSARIERALQTWQGTLPKSEQGYVFVLEDTETGAVAGICAIEVAVGLNDPWYNYRVGTMVHASKELNVYNALPTLFLCNDHTGASELCTLFLDPAWRKEGNGYLLSKSRFMFMAAFRDRFNEKVVAEMRGVIDDKGYSPFWESLGERFFSMEFSRADYLCGTGQKAFIAELMPKHPIYTHFLSPEAQAVIGEVHPQTAPARAVLEKEGFRYRNYVDIFDGGPTLECDIDRVRAIRKSRLVTVSEGQPAPGEWPACLVSNEHYDNFRAMLIRTDPKCERLVLTAAQLDALKCNAGDTVRLVRLCPEEKTA; encoded by the coding sequence ATGATGGTCATCCGTCCCGTTGAGCGCGGCGATCTCGCCGGGCTTATGCTGCTTGCCGGTAAGACAGGAGGCGGGCTGACCTCGCTTCCTGCCGATGAAAAAACGCTGTCGGCGCGCATTGAGCGCGCCCTGCAAACCTGGCAAGGGACGTTGCCGAAAAGCGAACAGGGCTATGTGTTCGTGCTGGAAGATACTGAAACGGGCGCAGTCGCCGGGATTTGCGCCATCGAAGTGGCTGTGGGGCTAAATGACCCGTGGTACAACTACCGGGTTGGTACGATGGTTCACGCCTCGAAAGAGCTGAACGTCTATAACGCACTGCCAACGCTGTTTCTCTGTAATGACCACACCGGTGCCAGCGAGCTCTGCACGCTGTTTCTCGATCCGGCGTGGCGCAAGGAGGGCAACGGTTATTTACTCTCCAAGTCGCGCTTTATGTTTATGGCGGCGTTCCGCGACCGCTTCAACGAAAAAGTGGTTGCTGAGATGCGCGGTGTGATCGACGACAAAGGCTATTCCCCGTTCTGGGAAAGCCTGGGCGAACGCTTCTTTTCAATGGAGTTTAGCCGCGCGGACTATCTCTGCGGTACCGGGCAGAAAGCGTTTATCGCCGAGCTGATGCCGAAACATCCTATTTATACCCATTTCTTAAGCCCGGAAGCGCAGGCGGTGATCGGTGAAGTGCATCCGCAAACGGCCCCTGCCCGCGCGGTGCTGGAGAAAGAAGGCTTCCGCTACCGCAATTACGTCGACATCTTTGACGGCGGGCCTACGCTTGAGTGCGATATTGACCGCGTGCGTGCGATCCGTAAAAGCCGCCTGGTGACAGTGTCTGAAGGCCAGCCTGCGCCGGGTGAATGGCCGGCGTGCCTGGTGTCTAACGAACATTATGATAATTTCCGCGCCATGCTGATACGCACCGATCCGAAATGTGAACGTCTGGTGCTGACCGCCGCACAGCTTGATGCCCTGAAATGTAATGCCGGCGACACGGTGCGCCTGGTGCGACTCTGCCCTGAGGAGAAAACAGCATGA
- the astD gene encoding N-succinylglutamate 5-semialdehyde dehydrogenase: MTLWINGDWVAGEGEHRVKTNPVGQEVLWKGNDASTAQVEQACHAARRAFPAWAKQPFSARQTIVEKFAALLEANKAELTRIIASETSKPRWEATTEVTAMINKIAISVKAYHTRTGEQHTEMPDGAATLRHRPHGVLAVFGPYNFPGHLPNGHIVPALLAGNTVIFKPSELTPLTGEAVVKLWEQAGLPPGVLNLVQGGRETGQALSVLNDIDGLLFTGSAGTGYQLHRQLAGQPEKILALEMGGNNPLIVEDPDDIDAAVHLTIQSAFITAGQRCTCARRLLVKRGAQGDAFLKRLVDVSARLMPAKWDADPQPFIGGLISAQAAENVLKAWQAHVARGAKTLLEPKQVQPGTSLLTPGIVEMSGTSNVPDEEVFGPLLCVWRYDDFDSAIRMANNTRYGLSSGLISPHREKFDQLLLEARAGIVNWNKPLTGAASTAPFGGVGASGNHRASAWYAADYCAWPMASLETPALTLPETLNPGLDFTQGDSHESA; encoded by the coding sequence ATGACTTTATGGATTAACGGTGACTGGGTGGCGGGCGAGGGCGAACATCGCGTGAAAACGAACCCGGTGGGGCAAGAGGTGCTCTGGAAGGGAAATGATGCCAGCACCGCGCAGGTGGAACAAGCCTGTCACGCCGCGCGTCGTGCGTTCCCGGCGTGGGCGAAACAGCCTTTCTCCGCGCGTCAGACGATTGTTGAAAAATTTGCCGCACTGCTTGAGGCGAATAAGGCTGAACTGACGCGAATTATTGCTTCCGAAACCAGTAAGCCTCGCTGGGAAGCCACAACCGAAGTGACGGCGATGATTAACAAAATCGCCATTTCGGTGAAGGCATACCATACCCGTACCGGTGAACAACACACTGAAATGCCCGACGGGGCGGCCACGCTGCGCCACCGTCCGCACGGCGTGCTCGCGGTATTTGGCCCGTATAACTTCCCGGGCCATCTGCCAAACGGCCATATTGTGCCTGCGTTGCTGGCGGGCAATACCGTCATTTTCAAACCGAGTGAGTTAACGCCGTTAACCGGTGAGGCGGTGGTGAAACTCTGGGAACAGGCGGGTTTACCGCCAGGCGTACTCAACCTGGTGCAGGGCGGGCGTGAAACCGGCCAGGCGCTGAGTGTGCTAAATGACATTGACGGCCTGCTGTTCACCGGCAGCGCCGGTACGGGCTATCAACTGCACCGCCAGCTGGCGGGACAGCCGGAGAAAATCCTTGCCCTGGAAATGGGCGGTAATAATCCGCTGATTGTGGAAGATCCCGACGATATTGATGCCGCTGTGCATCTGACGATCCAGTCAGCCTTTATTACCGCCGGACAGCGCTGCACCTGTGCCCGTCGGTTGCTGGTGAAGCGTGGCGCACAGGGCGATGCGTTCCTGAAACGTCTGGTCGACGTGAGCGCACGTCTGATGCCTGCTAAGTGGGATGCAGACCCCCAGCCGTTTATCGGCGGGCTGATTTCAGCGCAGGCGGCAGAGAACGTGTTGAAAGCCTGGCAGGCTCATGTGGCGCGGGGCGCGAAAACCTTGCTGGAGCCGAAGCAGGTTCAGCCAGGTACGTCGCTGCTGACACCGGGCATTGTTGAGATGAGCGGCACGAGCAACGTGCCGGATGAAGAGGTCTTCGGCCCATTACTGTGTGTCTGGCGCTATGACGATTTTGACAGTGCCATCAGGATGGCGAATAACACCCGCTACGGTTTGTCGAGCGGTTTGATTTCACCTCATCGCGAGAAGTTTGATCAGCTGCTGCTCGAAGCGCGCGCGGGGATTGTGAACTGGAACAAACCGCTTACCGGCGCAGCGAGCACCGCCCCGTTTGGCGGCGTGGGGGCGTCGGGCAACCATCGCGCCAGCGCATGGTATGCGGCAGATTACTGCGCATGGCCAATGGCAAGCCTGGAAACACCCGCGCTGACGCTGCCGGAGACGCTGAATCCGGGTCTGGATTTTACCCAGGGGGATAGCCATGAAAGCGCGTGA